One window of the Trachemys scripta elegans isolate TJP31775 chromosome 13, CAS_Tse_1.0, whole genome shotgun sequence genome contains the following:
- the TMED6 gene encoding transmembrane emp24 domain-containing protein 6, translating into MLLLCPSQSGGGSQGSMVPLFPLAVIVGLLSLMGPARSPKTEPLSGSSEQPLFRGADRYDFAIVVPAGGTECFWQFAHQSGYFYFSYEVQRTSGIGHDRHVLATANDPNGLQMGTSQDVRGQMNFPTKETGFYQLCLSNRLNHFGVVQVYLNFGVFYEGFDLQNSPDMERKKMNDTLEAIEESTRKLQAHVFHMWRFYNFARMRKAADYFILQSNYNYVNWWSLAQSLVIVLSGVLQLYFLKRLFNVQPTTATNKPRC; encoded by the exons atgctcctgctctgccccagccagagTGGTGGAGGCTCACAAGGCAGCATGGTCCCACTCTTTCCTTTGGCTGTGATTGTGGGTCTGCTTAGTCTGATGGGCCCTGCCAGGAGCCCAAAGACCGAGCCCCTGAGTGGCTCCAGTGAGCAGCCTCTCTTCCGTGGAGCTGATCGCTATGACTTCGCCATTGTTGTCCCTGCAGGTGGCACAGAGTGCTTCTGGCAGTTTGCACATCAGAGCGGCTACTTCTACTTCAGCTATGAG GTACAACGGACTTCAGGAATTGGACATGACCGACATGTCTTGGCCACTGCAAACGATCCCAACGGCCTCCAGATGGGCACGTCCCAGGATGTACGAGGACAGATGAACTTCCCCACCAAAGAGACAG GTTTTTACCAGCTGTGCTTGAGCAATCGGCTCAACCACTTCGGTGTGGTGCAGGTTTATCTCAACTTTGGTGTGTTCTATGAAGGCTTTGACCTGCAAAACTCGCCAGACAtggaaaggaagaaaatgaatGACACACTGGAGGCAATTGAG GAGAGCACCCGCAAGCTGCAGGCCCACGTCTTCCACATGTGGCGCTTTTATAACTTTGCCCGGATGAGGAAAGCAGCTGACTATTTCATCCTTCAGTCCAACTATAACTACGTGAACTGGTGGTCACTGGCTCAGAGCCTCGTCATTGTCCTCTCGGGTGTCCTGCAGCTGTATTTCCTAAAGCGGCTCTTCAATGTGCAGCCCACTACTGCCACCAACAAACCGAGGTGCTAA